AGGCAGAGGGGGCGGCAGCACCCCAGAAAGCCCTGGGGTCCCGAGGGGCTGTTCCCAAGCGGTCAGCCAGGTCGTTGGGTGCAGAGGGAGGACACACGACACAGTTGCCTTTTGTTGGTGCCGGCCCCGGGAGCAGGGACCGGGGCTTTGCATCCCCTCCCTCCACCCCCGCCGCTGGCGGGACTGGCGCCCAGCaccggggatttggggtttaaAGAGCAGGCGGCAGCCAGAGCCCCAGCTTACCCGCCGGGCGAGGAGGCAGGCGAGCTCCGGCAGAGCCCACGCACCACAGCAGGTGAGAAGGTGGATTTGGGGCACCGGGCTGGCCCATTGAGGGGGGCCGTGGCGTTGGGGGGCTGGGACGATGGAGGTCCCTGGGAAGCAGTGAGCTCCCTGCCTCCCCGCAGTGGGTACCGGGTGCCAGTGGGCTCGGACGTGGTCCGGAGAGGGAAATGAATGCATCATTGGGCATGTACCACCTTCTTGCTCTTGTcaccccacagctgagcaggaacccctcagccctgtcccagcagggGTGGCAGGGATGAGCACCACCATGCTGGGAAGTTTCCCAGGCAATGCTCCTTCCCTGGGCACTGGTTTATGGGAAGGGGGCTCACCTGGTGGCCTCCCACCTGCTGCTCCTTCACAGTACTCACTGACTCGGTCAAGGCAGGGTTTGCCCTGGCTGGCACCTGGTGAGCTCCGAGGCGATCGGGAAAGGGGGTATCCTGAGGCTGGGcacggggctgggcaggagcggGAGCTGGGCCAGCAGACAAGGCCCCATTGTGCCGTGCCGGGGCCGCTGGCTCGGCCATCAATAGCCCCATTATGCTCGGCGGCGGCCCCCGCAGCCTTCCCAGCCGGCACAGCCCCCCGGGAGCACCGTGGGAGGCAATCTGAAGTGGCTGTTGTGTTGGGGGGCCAGGGTGAGAGGAGAAGGGTGAGAGAAGAGGGCAGGGTGCCGGGACTCCACCAGTGCCTGGTCTGGGTGCTCTCAGGTGCCACCAGCTTTGGGGGCAAGATGCCCAAGATACGAAGCAGGAAAGGTCAGGGGGAGCAGCTGGACACCCGTGTCCTCATTTCCCCACCCTCACCGTCCCACCAGACATTGCCTGGGCCCAAGGTGGCCATGGCTGTACTGCTTTGCCCTGGGGCAGGGATGAGCAAGTGGGCAGTGAGGGGCTGACATCAGCCCTGGGTGTGGATGCAGCCAGGCCAGCAGGAGATGAATGGAACCGCGTGCTTCCTGACAAGACACACCCTGGCTAAAATTACTGaccccatggcagggacaccagcCTATTTTTAAAGCCTAAAGAGCTAGATGCCTCTGGTTGGTgtggctcagggcagggccaAAAGGACATGGGCTGGACAGCAGGCAGAGGGGCTCAGCCAGCATCTCCTACGGCCCTCCTGCTGGCGTGGGGAGAGTCCTTGGATGGTGGCAGAAAGCCTGGgtgtcctgctcctgccccatgtatggttttgagaagctttggTGGTTTTCAGTGCAAGGCACATGGCCCCTCTGCCTGTCTCAGAACTTGGCTGCTGGCAGACACAAAGCCAAGGGCAAATGGTTACCTTGAGTCAGGAGGATAGGATCCTATAAGACAAGGgtccctccctttccctttccaaaaAGGCACTGTTCTGCACCTGGAGGATGGACATCCTCTTCTCCATCACTCCCCCAAAGGGTCACCATGTACCCCATGGCTTGGTTCCACAGAAGGGACACATGATGGCAGCACCCCACAGGTGCTCAGGCACTGAGCTGCACACAGtacctccatccctccatcccctggACAGCCCAGATCAGTCCAGCACAGGGTAGGGACAATTAAAAAGGGATTAGCTGGGCTACACCAGCATGGCAGTGCCGGGAGCCGGTACCTAATCCCGGCAGGAATGCACTGGGGCCGCAGGGGTCCCTGGTGCTGGGGTCTCACCAGCGTGCTATGGTGGGGGGTGGGCACAGGGTCAGGGTAGGTGTATCTACAGATAGGGTATGAAACTAGAGCTGGTGTCCCTCTGGGACACTGCCATCATGCCGTGCCACAAGGATGCAGCCATCTCAGGCATGTTTCCTTGCTGCCAGCCAAGCCCTCACACTGGCACACTTGGGATGCCATGGGCTCTGTCCCCTGCCCGGCGTATCCTTCCCCTGTACCGGGAATGTGGCATCCACACAAGGCCTGATGCCATCCCATGACCCAACATTTTGGATGCACCACAGATGGATTCCCACAGAAGTCCTAAAGTCACATCTTCAGTGCCATCACAAACCACCAACAGCTTTTTGGGGTGTCCAGACCCAGGAGATACTAGTTTGAGCAGTATATCCCCATGCCCGGGTCATGCATGTAGGCAGGGGTGAGGATGCCACACTCCTCCCCTGCTGACAAGTTGGCAGTGTCACTGGCAGCGCTGGCAAAGGCCACCGTGCTGCACAAACCCATCCCTTGGCTGGGGAGCAGTGCCGTGCCACGCCCATGTGTCACAGGGATGCCTATGGCACCAGCTGTCATGACGCAGCTCGCCTTGATCCTTGCGTTTTCCATGTCCTCAGCCATGATAGCTCCATCAGGGCAGAGGGAAGCTCTCTAGGCCCCAGGGACATGGGGGACCACCCAGTAACACCCTTGGGGGAGTCACCCCACAGGTCCCCACAGAATCACGAGCGTTTCTTCTGGTGAGGTACCATTCCCATTTGGGATGCGAGATTTGTACCCATGCTGAGGGCGAGCGGATGCCAGTCCTTCTCTGTAATGCAGGGTATCCAGCAGCCGGTGGTGCTGGGCACGCATTCCATGATGGCACGGATACATCCCATGCCCCGCTGGCTCAGCCCCGGcacaggagatgcaggagctTTGCCCGTTGCCCGCTGCCGCTCCGCCCCGGAGCCCTGCGGAGGTGGAGAGGAGCCGCTTCCTACCGCTAACACCGCTGGGGGCTCGGGCGCTGCCGGCGGAGCTACAGATGCTTGCCGGAGCCGGAACCGCCGGGAGGGATTTGGCCGAGGCAGCGATCCCTGGGTGCGGATCTGGCAGCGGCAGGGACGGGATCAAAGAGCGAAAGCGCCAGCACCTGCTGGTGCCGTCGGCAGTGACACCCCCGCCCTGGCGGGGAGCCAGGCCACCGGTACCTGGCTGTGAAACCTCCCGCGGGCTGGTACAGGGTGCGGGATGAGGGATGCTACTGGCGGTGCCCATTCCAGATGGGAATCACCATCGTCCCCAGCGGCTCCGGTGCCTGCCAGGAGCACCCCGTGGGGCAGGAAGGGGTGGCCGGCGGCCGACGTGGCGCATCCCTCCCGCGCTGGTTTTTCCGGGATGGAAGCCCGGCCCTTCTGACGCTTGATGGTTTCTCCAGGCGGAGCCGCTGCCAGCAAGGTCCCCTCagggctccagggctggggtggTGGTGACGTCACCTGGTCACCTCGCCACGCTTGCCGGGAGTGGCGGTAGTTGGAAAAGTCCCAACTGGGTGAAGGGAAACTAAGGCACGGTGCTGGAATAGCACAGGAAGGTGCCcactgagcagggctgggcacgATATCCCTGTCCCACCGTCTCAGCGCCATCCAGGGACAGTAGGCACAGGGGCCATGCCCGTGTGGGGGCCAGCCAGCGCAAAGTCCTGCTGGTGGCTGGACAAAGTCTCACAGCAGAGTAACCCCTGCAGTACCGGtgccagctcctcctctgctgccccacCCGTCCCTTGGCTATCTCTGTTCTCCTTGCTGCCCAcaaagctgggctgggctgggctggatgcCACTCAGCAATGTGGCGCAGTTAGAAGAGCAAGTGGTGGTGCTGGAACAGAGCGTGCCAGCGTGCCAGAGTACCAGGGCTGGCAGCACGAGGGTTACTGGCAGAAGGATAAAAGGGCATTTCCCGGGcaccctgcctggcacagcttcTGCCTACTGCTGGCCTGCCTGCCCGGCTCTGGCTTCCTGCTGAAATCATTGcctgcctctgccagctgccTGTCTGCACCTGCACCTGACCTGCCTGCACCCGCTGCTGGCGCTCACTGCCAGCCCACCTGCGCTCGCTGCCTGCTGGCACCCACTGCCTGCACCTGCCCGCACCCGCCTCTGCCCGCactcctgcctctcctctcaCCCTGCACCTGCCTGCacactctgctgcctgcagctctgcctccccACTCGTTCTGGACCTGCCTTCCTGGACTCCTGCACCCGCAGGTAGGGACAGTGAGGAGCACGGGGAGAACAAGGCAGGTGTGGTCCCCAAGGCAGCTCGTGTTCCCCCCGCCCCGAGCCCTGCCCGCCGAGGCACGCGTGGCCCCGCTGCCGGCACCACTCGGCACTTGCTATTCTTGGCAGCGGCAGCTGGAAAATGGGAGGCAGCGGAGGAATTTTGTTTGCTCCGGGCTGGGCTTGGGCCAGACATCTGGGCTGCAGCTGAACGGGGCGCGGGACCGGCCCCCCGTACCCCCGGTACGGCCTCGGCACCCTCCGGCACGGCCCCCACACCCGGACGGGCAAGTGCCTGTCCCGGCGAGGAGGGAGCCCCGCCACCACTCCTGCGCTGAGCCAGACGTGCTCCGAGCTTGGCATCCTCAGCTCTGCCCCGGGGGCAGCGGGGTCACCGTGGGTGTCCCCATGAGTGTCACCGCGAGTCACGGGGGTGGCAGCACGGGGGGTGCGTGAGTGGCCGTGGGTGTGTGTATGTGCGAGGGTGCCCGCGTGTCCGCTCGTGTGTTCGTACACACGTGTGCGTGTCCCTGTGCGCGCCCCCgaccccgccccgccccgccccgcggggccgccccgctccctcccggcggacgcggcgggcggggccggaccgagccgagccgagccgggacACAGGTGGGTGTCGGGGGCCCGGCAGGGTACGGGGGTGGCCGGGGAGTGTCCCGGGATGGGGTCTGTGCGCTGCCGTCGGGGGGGCTGCCCGTGCTGGTAGCGGGGGGGCTCGCGGTGGGGTTCGTGTCCCCTCTGGCACCGGAGGGCTGGCGTCGGGGTTCGCCCGGGGAGTTTCGCGGGCTGGATCCGGAGCTGCCAGGGTTGGCACCGAGGGTCTGtggtgctgccgctgctgcccgCCCGCCCCCCGGCCGGCTGCCCGTGCCAGCCGAACCAGAGCCACGCGGGTCCGCGCCCGGGGGGTCTGTCCCGGCCGCTCGGCAGCCGAGGGCAGGGGGCAGCCCCCGTGCCCCGGCACGGCCCTGGCTGGCGGCAGCCGTCGGGGCTGCCAGAGCCCGGCGGGTCCCGCGCCTCATCCCGGCGCCTCTGTAAATGCCATTAGCGCCGACCGCCTTCGTGCCGGGACACCGGGCAGCCTTACCCGGCACTGCGCCCAGCCGGGCCCCGTGCGCTGCCCGCTGCCTGCCCCGGGCTCACCTCCACCGGCCAGCCTGGAGAGGCTGCCCTGCCCGCAGGAGCCCCAGTCCATGCCATGGATATGTGAccctcccagctcaggcagGGTAGAGAGCCTGCGGCGATTGCACcgagccccagggctgtggtggggCTTTGGTTGTCACCGGTGTCCTGGTGAGGCCCCAGTGGCTGTGCCACGGGTGAGACCCACAGGGGCTGATGACCGGCATATCTCAGTTTGTGCCTTGCACAGGGCACTGCAGCACGGCCAGGGGGCACGGTGGGATCTGTGTTCTGGCACGGTGCCCTGATAACCATCACCTCCCTCTCCCCAAGGGAGAGCATGCTGTTGCCAGAGGAGGACTTCCCTACCTCGTGGTGGGCAACCATCAGTGTGGCAAACACACCATCATGGGCCCCTCCGGGTATTGTGGGCACCTGCTTagccagagccccccaaaatcctgctccCATTTGCCTGGTGATACAAGAAAGGCCAGGGGCTAACGGTGGGGCTCTAGCAGTGGGGAAAACTGAGGCATATGACCCCATGACTACCATCATGGACAGCTTGCCCAGTGCTCAGGAGTCCACTGACTACCCACGGTGCCCTATTACATGGTTGTCACCACTTCGGTGTTTGCTCTGTCCTTGTCCCCATTCCTATAGGACAGCTCTGTGCTTGCAGGCAGGAATGGCAGAGCCCAGTACAATCCTGCTGGTGGGCTCAGACAGgcatgggcagggctggatgctgCTTGGCTGGGCTGCCTCTCTTTCCCCacgggcaggagcaggaggggtgTTTCCGAAGCCCATTATGTTTGAGGTTGGATTAATGGGGGCTTAAAAATAGGGAGGGATGTGCCTGGCTCACATCCCCTCCAACTGCCAGGTTGAGCCCAGTGGGGAATCCCCTCATGCCATGCCTGGAGTTGCCCTATGCCGATGCTCAGGGCTCTCCAGACACCGTTGGCGGCATCGGGGAGGGCTCTTggtctgggggctgtggggagggggctgtaACCCGAGCTGAGGTCTTGTTTCTCTGCCCCAGCCGCGGCGCCACCAGCCAGACCCCGGCCATGAGCCGCacgctgctcctgctcctgcttctgctgCGCGGCCTCGGCGCTGGCCGCCCCCCACCTGCTGCCACCCCCCGCCTCAAGCTGTCCTTCCCCGGTGAGCATGGGACACGGGCAGGGTGGGGGTGCACTGGTTACGTGTCAGCAGCACCCAGCATCATCCCGAGGGATGGGAGTATCCTGGGGCGCAGCAGGGTGGGAGGGGTGCAAAACCCCAGCACCGGcacatccccagcactgctgctgccctcccCACGGGCTATCAGGTCTTGGACTGGCTGCCATATTCCAGTCCCTCCGGGGCCACCTGCCTGTCCTTGGGACCTCACTCCCGGCATGTGCTGGCTCAGGTGCCCCTATCCTGTGTGCACCATGGTGGCACTCCCTAGCCACAGCTGTGCCATACCTGTCGGGAATGTCGTGCCAGCTGGGGAGCTGAGCCCTGAGTGGCCGCTCCACGGGCTCCAGCACGGTGCAGGGGGCTTTGTCCAGCGGCAGGTCTCAGCAAGAGCTCTCCTCCCAGCCTGACAAAGAGCTGTTTGTTCCCGCCACGGTGGGATTAGCTCTGCGGGGCAGGGAATGGCCCCTTCTCCCCGGCTGCCGGGTGAGCGGTGCAGAGATGGGTGCCGAGTGGCACGGGAATCATTGCTGAGTGGTTTGGGGGTGAGTCtcgggggacacaggggtgggTGTGGGGCTGGCATGGGGATGAATGCTGGACACACAAGGGCTTGGTGAACCTAGTCAAGCCAGTGGGACAGGTTTGGGGGAGGGGATGGCATGGCAGGGGGCCGTGGCCTGACCCGGGCAGCCTCGGAGCGTGTCCCAGGCGGTGGAGATGGACAGGCAgtggcggggccgggctgagcagtgctggtgggTCCCGGCAGAGCTGCGGGCTCGCCATGGGCTGCGCCTTTTCTCGCTGGAGCACTCCTGCTGCTACGAGGCCCTGCTGCTGGACGAGGAGCGCGGCCGTCTCTTTGTGGGCGCCCAGAACCACCTCCTGTCTTTGGCCTTGGATGACATCAGCCGGCGGGATAGGAAGGTAATGGGGCGGGGGGACATGCTGGTGGGGCAGTGCCCATGCACCAGGTGCTGTGAGAATCCCCTTTTCCACTTGCAGATCTACTGGCCAGCTCCCGTGGAGTGGAGGGAAGAATGCAACTGGGCCGGCAAGGACATCACTGTGAGCGAGGGGGCGTGTTGTGGGATGGCTGGACTGTGCCAGGGACCTGCCCCAGCACTACCTCACCCTTcattccctccatccccaggctGAGTGCATGAACTTTGTGAAGATCCTGCACCCCTACAACCGGACCCACCTGTACGCCTGTGGCACTGGTGCCTTCCACCCAGTCTGTGCCTTCGTCGAGGCTGGCCAGCATGCAGAAGTGAGCTTCCCCTGGCACCaccacagcccccagctgctgccactTGCCCATCTCCCATCCTTACCCCTCTCCAGGAGCCTGTTTTCAAGCTGGACCCACGCCACATTGAGGATGGCAAGGGGAAGAGCCCGTATGACCCCCGGCATACAGCCGCCTCTGTCCTTGTGGGTAAGGGCATTCTGAGCCTGCTACTGGGTGCAGCGTGGCACAGGGGTGCCGGAGGGTCCCCTATAACGCTTCCCTCGGTGCCTGCCAGGCGAGGAGCTCTACTCTGGGGTGGCCACCGATCTGATGGGCCGTGACTTTACCATCTTCCGCAGCCTGGGCCGACGTCCCTCCATCCGCACGGAGCAGCATGACTCTCGCTGGCTCAATGGTCAGTGCTGGGGACTGGGAGGGTAGGGGGCGGGGGGGACCACTGGcaccctggcacagcagtgctgctgcctggaggtATCAGGGCAATGATTCTCTCAGGCTCAGATGTACATTGTCCTTCACTGCCTCCAGAGGGTGATTTCAGGGGTTCCTGTGTCCCCACCGATGTCTGGAGGGAATCCCATCctcactctgctctgcagctgggcagggttGGTTCTGCACCCTCCCCTGGGACTCCAACAGTCGCTGGGGAGCAGAGTTAGTGGAGGCATTGGAAGCAccacccctctctgtccccagagcccaaGTTCGTGGCCGTTTTTTGGGTGCCAGAGAGTGAGGACCCCGACGATGACAAGATCTACTTCTTCTTCCGTGAGATGGCAGTTGAAcggcagcaggggctgggcaaGATCAGCTTTGCCCGCATCGGCCAAATCTGCCGGGTGAGAGCATCCATGGGCAGGTGGGCTGGGGGTCGGGGTGCCCAGGGtgccacctgctgctgctgacaccGGTGTCCTCCTTTCCCTGGCAGAATGACATGGGCGGGCAGCGCAGCCTGGTGAACAAGTGGACGACATTCCTGAAGGCTCGGCTCGTCTGTGCCGTGCCAGGACCTGACGGGGCAGACACCCACTTTGATGAGCTCCGTGAGTAAACGGGGATGCGACCCCACCAGTGTAGCTGTGGGCAACACTGGCAGCACTGACACCTTCCCTGCTTGCAGGGGATGTTTTCCTGTTGCAGACAAGAGACAAGCGCAACCCTCTGGTCTATGCCATCTTCTCCACTTCCAGGTCAAGCCCCCTCCCCAGTACCCTGCACATATCCAGTGGTGCCCCCCTTGCCTCCTCACATCTTTGCCCTCTCTCTCCCACCAGCTCTGTTTTCCAAGGCTCAGCTGTCTGTGTCTACACCATGGCTGACATCCGCCGGGCTTTCCTGGGCCCCTTTGCACACAAGGAAGGTCCCAACTACCAGTGGGTGTCATACCAGGGGCGTGTGCCGTACCCCCGCCCAGGCATGGTACGTGGTGTGGGGCTGTCCTGGCTGGTGCCACCAGTGGGATGCTACTGCCTGGGGTTGGGGCAGTGGGGTGTGAGACCCTGCTTAGCCAGTGCTGTCTCCCCGCAGTGCCCCAGCAAAACCTTTGGCACCTTTGGCTCCACCAAGGACTTCCCAGACGAGGTGATCCAGTTTGCCCGTCACCACCCGCTGATGTATAACCCTGTCTTGCCCCATGGCCAGCGTCCCCTCTTCCTGCAAGCCACCGTGCCCTACACTTTCACCCGCATCGCTGTGGACCGTGTCACTGCTGCTGACGGCCAGTACGATGTCCTCTTCATTGGCACAGGCATGTAGTGACCCCAGGGATGGGCCAGTGAGGGAAAGCAGGGGGATGCTGGGGCTGGGACCCGTGGCCTcacccctccctgcctgcagatGTGGGCACAGTGCTGAAGGTGGTCTCAGTGCCCAAGGAGAGCTGGCACCGCATggagccactgctgctggaggagctgcaggtctTCCAGGTGAGGGTCAGGGTTCTGCATCCCACCAGTCAGATttccccacagcacccccaTGTGCTGTCCATGCTCTGGGTTGTGCCAGGGCACTCCAGCCGCCAGGCTGTGGAGCCAGGAGGCTGCATACCCGGGTTCCCCCTTGTGCCCTTAACTCCTGCCCATGCTCTGCCCACAGGATGCCTCCCCCATCACCAGCCTGCAGCTCTCCTCCAAGCGGGTAAGGGGGGATCTCTGGGCATTCCCATGTCCACCGTGGCTCTGCCTAGCCCTGTGCCACAGCACGGGagtgctcagctctgctctttccCCAGCATCAGCTCTATGCTGGCTCAGCCACAGCGCTGGCCCAGCTGCCCCTGCACCGCTGCGGTGCCTACGGCAAAGCCTGTGCCGAGTGCTGCCTGGCCCGGGACCCATACTGCGCCTGGGATGGCAACACTTGCACCCGCTACGTGCCCAACACCAAGAGGTAGGTGCCGTGCCAGGGTGTAGTGCTGGGGCAGGCAGCCTGCCCCGAGGCCATTGTGAGGAGCACAGATGacgctgctgcagcccctgctcctccaTCACCTTCCCTCAGGCGTTTCCGCCGGCAGGACGTCCGCAATGGGGACCCCAACGTGCTTTGCTCTGAAGGTGAGCTGGGACCCAGCTAGAGTCTGGGGACAACCCTGCCATGGTGGGGCGCTGAGAGCCAGGCTGTGTCCCGCAGATCCCAGGCGGGACACCGTCCCCCAGAAGCAACTCTACGGGGTGGAGGGAAGCACCGTCTTTCTGGAGtgcatccccaaatccctgcaagCCCACATCCTCTGGACACACCAGCGCACCCCGAATGATCCCCAGCGTGAGGTAGGCTCTCCCTAGGTAGGTAGTGCCGGTGGGACTGTGCCGTGCCATGCCGAGCTGACCGCCCGTCCCCACGGCTGCTGCAGGTGCGGATGGACGAGCGTGTGGTGCGGACGGAGCGGGGTGTCCTGCTGCGCAGCGTGCAGCGCGCCGACGCCGGCCTCTACCTCTGCCACGCCACCGAGCACGGCTTCACCCAGCCCCTGCTGCGGCTCTCCCTCGAGGTGATCGGCGCCTGGCAGGCCACGGGCGTGGCATCTGCCGGAGACCCCCAGCTCGCCGCCGGCATCCCCGGACGCAAGGTCTGGTACCGGGACTTCCTCCAGCTAGTGGAGCGCCCGTCGCTGGCAGCCACGGACAAGGTCTGCCAGAGGCTGTGGAGCCGGGGAAGATCCCCTGCACCGCCCCGCGCTCCCGCTGGGCCCCCCGGCCGCGGGCAGGGTGAGGAGGCGCGCAGAGCCCGCCGGCGGCGAACCCACGAGGGGCCGCGGGCCGAGCGCGGCCCCCGCAGCGCATCCCCCTGGTGACCCGGGGGTCGGCCCCGGGCGCCGGGCTCTGCCTCGGAGCGGGGCCGCAGGTGGGGCACAGCCTCGGCCGCTCTGCCGGCAGCACTGCGGGGGCACTGAGGCTCCGGGGCCGCAGGAGGGCAGCCGGGCTGAGCAGCCCCCCGAGGGTCTGCCGACTGCCCTTGCCACCGGCTCCAACACCGGTGGGGACCCAGCCGGCTGCCGGCATCGCAGAGTCACCGAAATATTTATTAACGACTGTTACGATGAATGTAAACCTGCAGGGCCAGGCAGTGCCCCCACCCCAGCATGGCACTGCGGGAGGACGGCACGGCAGGGTCACGCTCGGGTCCCAAAAGGGCTACAGGCAGGAGTGGGAGCACGGAGGGGCAGGACAGGCACTGGTGGGACACAGGGGCCCAGCAGGAGGAGGGGGGCACAAAGAGGGGGGGGCATAAAGGTGGCACCCACCGCCCTGGGTGTAGAAGAGTGGCACAGGGGACCTTGTACTAATTGAGCACAATAAAGCAGATTCAGCCGCCCAGGGTCGTGCATCTGACCCAGAGCCCCAGGAAGCACTTGGGGGGCAGCCTGATGTGCCACCACGCTGGCATCCCAAGCCTAGAGGGGTGGGATGTTCAGCAACACTGGAGGGCTGAGGGGAAACAAGACTTGCAGGGACATTGCCAAGGTTGACGGGTTTCCCCCAGGCTTCCAGCTCCCTGTGCTTTCAGCTCCACTTTGATTTCTGGAAGATGAAAACCAAACTTCCCCAGTGCCAACAGGCAGCAGTTGAGGCAGTGACCGAAGGTGACCTCGGAGtctgctgcctcctgctgtCTGCGTTGGCATCAGGACCCTTGGTGGCACTGGCCACATCCCACAGCCTCTCGTGACACCATGCTACCAGCACAAACCATGTCCCAGCACTGGCTGCACCCCAGCCTGGACACTTGAGCCCCCGGTACGAGCACAGGCAGGCAGTggtgcaggcaggagcaggcagagaaaggagctggttttttctcctcaggtccagctggcagcaggctgGCATCCCTGATCCCACCAAGCACCCTGGGCTCAAGGAGCACTACTTCACTGCACCTCTatgtccctgtgccatcccagCAGCTTGTGGCATTGAGGTCCCCCCTCATTCCAAAGGCTTGATGACCCCAACCCCTTTGACCACACCATGTGAcacctgtcactgtccccaacagagcaagcagcacaaggatcTACAACGTATTTATTTCCAGCATGACAGGAGGGCACACAGGGGCATGGGCTGGTGCTGAGGGAAATGCTCAGGAGTGCAAGCAGGCAGG
The genomic region above belongs to Poecile atricapillus isolate bPoeAtr1 chromosome 9, bPoeAtr1.hap1, whole genome shotgun sequence and contains:
- the SEMA3B gene encoding semaphorin-3B isoform X1, whose protein sequence is MRLKPPQPSRELVTHLPHINEASPAARPSDRRDVPRAATRPHGSYGGTMGRGATSQTPAMSRTLLLLLLLLRGLGAGRPPPAATPRLKLSFPELRARHGLRLFSLEHSCCYEALLLDEERGRLFVGAQNHLLSLALDDISRRDRKIYWPAPVEWREECNWAGKDITAECMNFVKILHPYNRTHLYACGTGAFHPVCAFVEAGQHAEEPVFKLDPRHIEDGKGKSPYDPRHTAASVLVGEELYSGVATDLMGRDFTIFRSLGRRPSIRTEQHDSRWLNEPKFVAVFWVPESEDPDDDKIYFFFREMAVERQQGLGKISFARIGQICRNDMGGQRSLVNKWTTFLKARLVCAVPGPDGADTHFDELRDVFLLQTRDKRNPLVYAIFSTSSSVFQGSAVCVYTMADIRRAFLGPFAHKEGPNYQWVSYQGRVPYPRPGMCPSKTFGTFGSTKDFPDEVIQFARHHPLMYNPVLPHGQRPLFLQATVPYTFTRIAVDRVTAADGQYDVLFIGTDVGTVLKVVSVPKESWHRMEPLLLEELQVFQDASPITSLQLSSKRHQLYAGSATALAQLPLHRCGAYGKACAECCLARDPYCAWDGNTCTRYVPNTKRRFRRQDVRNGDPNVLCSEDPRRDTVPQKQLYGVEGSTVFLECIPKSLQAHILWTHQRTPNDPQREVRMDERVVRTERGVLLRSVQRADAGLYLCHATEHGFTQPLLRLSLEVIGAWQATGVASAGDPQLAAGIPGRKVWYRDFLQLVERPSLAATDKVCQRLWSRGRSPAPPRAPAGPPGRGQGEEARRARRRRTHEGPRAERGPRSASPW
- the SEMA3B gene encoding semaphorin-3B isoform X2; translated protein: MSRTLLLLLLLLRGLGAGRPPPAATPRLKLSFPELRARHGLRLFSLEHSCCYEALLLDEERGRLFVGAQNHLLSLALDDISRRDRKIYWPAPVEWREECNWAGKDITAECMNFVKILHPYNRTHLYACGTGAFHPVCAFVEAGQHAEEPVFKLDPRHIEDGKGKSPYDPRHTAASVLVGEELYSGVATDLMGRDFTIFRSLGRRPSIRTEQHDSRWLNEPKFVAVFWVPESEDPDDDKIYFFFREMAVERQQGLGKISFARIGQICRNDMGGQRSLVNKWTTFLKARLVCAVPGPDGADTHFDELRDVFLLQTRDKRNPLVYAIFSTSSSVFQGSAVCVYTMADIRRAFLGPFAHKEGPNYQWVSYQGRVPYPRPGMCPSKTFGTFGSTKDFPDEVIQFARHHPLMYNPVLPHGQRPLFLQATVPYTFTRIAVDRVTAADGQYDVLFIGTDVGTVLKVVSVPKESWHRMEPLLLEELQVFQDASPITSLQLSSKRHQLYAGSATALAQLPLHRCGAYGKACAECCLARDPYCAWDGNTCTRYVPNTKRRFRRQDVRNGDPNVLCSEDPRRDTVPQKQLYGVEGSTVFLECIPKSLQAHILWTHQRTPNDPQREVRMDERVVRTERGVLLRSVQRADAGLYLCHATEHGFTQPLLRLSLEVIGAWQATGVASAGDPQLAAGIPGRKVWYRDFLQLVERPSLAATDKVCQRLWSRGRSPAPPRAPAGPPGRGQGEEARRARRRRTHEGPRAERGPRSASPW